AAGGCTAATGACAAGGTAGAGCTGCTGCTGGGTAAGAAAGAAAAAGAGCTTATTGGAAAAAGCTACTTATCCATGCTGGCGCCTTCAAAGGAGAACGGAATGTTTGATCTGAAGGCCGGGGTAGTTGAAACAGGGGTGCCCGTGCGTATGGAGTTTTACTATAAAGGGGTAGGTATTGATGGATGGTTTGATATATCTATTTCCAAACTGGGAAAGAGCGGTGTGGTTGAAACCTTTACCGATATTACCGAACGCAAGTTGGATAAAGACCGGTTAGAACAATCGGCACAGCGATTTGAAACAGTGGTGAATACATCTAAAGCAGGAATGTTTACATTGATTCCCGTTAAAGATGAAAAGGGCGAGGTGATTGACTTTCGCTTTGGTATTGTAAACCAGGCAGTAGCAACCTACATTGGACAAACTGCAGAAGTACTAATGGGGTCATTAGGCAGTACTTATTTTCCGGCCTATATGACCAATGGCTTGTTTACCATTTATAAAGACTGTTACCTGCATAATAAACCCTACAACTTTGACTTTCATTATGAAGATGGGTATGATGTCTTTTTTCAGATTGATGTCACCAAGATGGGCGATGAAGTATTGGTAACATTTACCGATCACACCGTTATGAAGCGCTTGCAACGTGAACTGGAAATGAAGATCATTGAGTTAGGCCGCTCCAACGCTAACCTAGAGGAGTTTGCCAATGCGGCTTCGCATGACATGAAAGAGCCACTACGCAAGATCCGCACGTTTGCGGATCGGCTGAAACGTAGTTTAAACCCCAAAATGGATGAAACGGAAAAAAGCTTGTTTCACCGTATTGAACTATCCACAGAACGGATGCAACTCTTGCTGGACGATCTGCTGGAATTCTCGCATGTTAGTGAGCGCCCTTTGGAAACGGAGCTTGTAGACCTGAATGAAAAAGTGAAGAAAGTGCTAACCGACTTAGAGCTACCCATAGAGGAGAAACATGCTACTATCATTGCAGAAGCCTTACCTACCATAAATGGTTATCGGCGCCAGTTACAACAGCTCTTTCAAAACCTGATTGGTAATGCATTAAAATACAGTAAGGCTGATGTAGCACCAGAAGTTATTATTCGCTCCCGTATAGTAAATGGGACAGAAGTTCAGGATAAAATACCTGTAGAACTGAACGATAAAACTTTTTACCTGATAGAGGTTAGTGATAATGGAATTGGATTTGAGCAGCAATATGCTGAACAAATCTTTGATATGTTTCAACGCCTGCATGGCAAAATGGAATACTCGGGTACAGGTGTAGGACTGGCCATTGCCCGTAAAGTAGTGGAAAATCACAATGGCTTTATTTGGGCTACCAGCCAACCGGGTATCGGGTCCACATTTTATGTATTGCTTCCTGCTTAAATCGGAAGGATTTAGCGCCTGCCCTTGTTTATGGAGGTTGCGTTTCTATGATTTATGGACTAAAATTTGTTATTGGGAAGGTGACAAAAAGTACCAATGAGCAGAATTTACCTACTCGTCCAAAACAATATTAGAACAGGTCCTTTTACGCTAGAGGAACTGCTCCAACAACCGCTGCATGATAATGGTTTGGTATGGGTCATTGGCCAGAGTGAAGATTGGCTTTCCCCCTTAGAAATTGCGAGTTTAGAACCTTTTTATTTTAAACGCCCCGACGGCTCTATTGCCGTTAAAGAAACGGTTATAGAGGATATCCGTTCCAAACGTTTTGTTGATCTGCATGCTATTGACAGTGTAGACGAGCACCGGCAAGGTGTTTTAGATACACAATTGTTTCAAGAGGAGCATGAAATAAATTCGCTACAAGCAAACTCCTTAGAAGAAGGTAACACACCAATACAGGCCATTGAAAATGAGGCACACACTCATTATGTGCCAGCCCCTGCACAACAAGAGCGTCTGAAAGCTGGTAAAAGTGTGATAGAAAAAGAGGACGATAATCTAGCTATCGCCAAAAAGAATTGGGCAGTAGTAGGAATTGCAGCCTTACTCATTCTCTTTATTACCTGGAACGCCTTGTTTAACGATGGCGCTAAGGAAAAGCGCCGGCTCTCTTCAACAAGTAAAAAGGAGCAGTTGATAGAAAACACTTCCTTTGCAGCGGCTGCACCAACTGAAAAGAAAGAAAGCACTAAGCAAACTGGATATCTGTCAAGAAATGAAGTAACCCACACCCCAGTCCCAACTAAACCTACTGATGGTTTCCTTGATTCCGTACAGCGTGTGATGGATGAACAAGATCAGCTGATGGCGGATGTTGATGCGGTTTACCACAAAAGCTTTTCATATCGTAAACGATATCCTTCTAAGCAAACAACAGTTTCATCTTCCAGAATAGCAAATAAGAAAACTTCTAATTCCATAGCTGCCTTACAACAAGCGAATACCGCAACTAACGTACCGTTAAGCCAACAGGTAGATCTGCAAAGCCGTTTGATAATGGATAAGAAAAATCAGCAAATAAATGCAGTGGAGTTGAAAGTGAAAAACAACAGTGGGGAAATCTTGAAAAAGGTAAGTGTAGATGTATTTTATTATAAAAATGGTCAAAAGCTTTTAAATAAAGAGACTGTTTACTTTACCAATATTTACCCCAGGCAATTAATGACCATGTCGATTGCAAGTAGCCAGCGCGCTACATCTGCACGCTTTCAATTGGGGTCAGTATTAGCCGGAAAGAATTGACGCCCTATGCATTGTTTAATAGGTTAGCTGCCGTTTTATAAAATAGAAAAGGGCAGGCTGACAGTTCACATCCTTTAGTATACATACAACCATTTAAGAAAACAACCGATTATATGAATCCACCTACGTTCATATAATATTTATTTGATTTTCTTTTATTTATCTTATTAATTATTGTTATTTGTAGCGCCTTTTTAAACCCAAGAAAAACTAAAGCTTTGATAAGTGCCCACCACACCGAACTCATTATTAATAGCTTCCCTGGTATTTTTTATATAGTTGATCCAGCGGGTAAGTTTCTTCAATGGAATAATAATCTTGAAACCATTTCTGGTTATAGCGCAGATGATATAAAGGGTATGATCCTGTTTGACCTTTTCCGGAATGACGAGAAGCAACTGATGGCAGAAACCATGCATAAGGCAGTAGCGGAAGGCTTTGCCGATATGGATGGATATCTTATAAGTAAACAAGGGCAACCACTGCCACATTATTTTACAGGTACACTAACGGTAATTGATAATCGCCCATACCTGATAGGAACAGGTATTGACATTTCTCGCCGTAGAAGGGCCGAAAAGAATTTAAAAGAAAGTGAAGAACGCTACCGGCTAATTGTAGAAACAGCACAGGAAGGCATATGGATGATTGATGAAAACAGCCTGACAACCTTTGTAAATGAGCCAATGGCGCAAATGCTGGGTTACTCGCGGGAAGAAATGGCTGGTAAGCACTTGTACGACTTTATGAAAGAGTCGGAGTTCATGAAAGCTGATAGCAATATTGCCCGCCGGCGTAAAGGCATTGCTGATGAAGAAGAATTCGTTTTTCAAAAGAAAGACGGACAACTTATCTGGGCACATCTGCACGTTACTCCCATTTTTAAAGAGGAAGAATATAAGGGAGCACTCGCCATGGTAACAGATATTACTGATAAGCGAGAGGCTGAGCAACAGTTACGTTTAAGCGAGCAACGCTTTAAGTCGCTCGTACAAAATAGCTCTGACTTGATTTCGATCAATGACGAGCAAGGCGTTTGTCGATATGTTAGTCCTACTGTTTCTGAAATCCTGGGATATACTCCTGAGGATTTACAAGGTAGAAATGCGCTTGACCTGGTGCACCCAGATGACAAACCGGTACTGTTTATTAAAATGCAGCAGTTTTTAAAGGGACGAAAGCTCATTTCTTCACCTTATCGATATTTAAATGCCAATAATGAATGGCGATGGCTGGAATCGCGTGGTGTCAATTTGTTGAATGACCCTGATATCAAGGGCTTGGTTATTACCAGCCGCGATATCACAGAACGAATTGAACTGCAGACGCAGCTTGACCAACGGAGTAAAGAAATTCAAAAAGAGATGACAGCGGCTGTGATCAAGGCTCAGGAAAATGAGCGGTCTCAGTTAGGGCAGGAGTTGCATGATAATGTGAACCAGGTATTGACAACTGTAAAACTTTACAATGAAATGCTACGCGATGGGATAGGCAGACCAGATGATCTGCTGAGCAAGTCTATTTACCATTTGCAGATTTGCATCAATGAAATTCGGAGTATTTCCAAGCGGTTATCAGCGCCAACATTAGGACATATATCCTTACAAGATTCCATTAAAGAATTGGTAGAGTCCATTAACCTGATCCGACGTGTTAATATCATCTATACAATTGATGGCCATGTAAATTCTATAGCATCACAAGAGCTGCATTTAGCTATTTACCGAATTGTTCAGGAGCAGCTGAATAATATTCTTAAATACGCAGAAGCCAATTATGCTACTATTGAGATCTCTTTTAAAGATCATACACTAAGCCTGATGATCAGAGATGATGGAAAGGGATTTGATATGTCGCAAAAGAAAGAAGGAATTGGAATTACCAACATGAAAAGCCGTGCTGAAAATTTGAATGGCAATTTTCATATTAATAGTGCACCTGGTCAGGGCTGTATGATTAAAGTAAGTATTCCTATTGCAGCCGCTAATTAAGAGACAATTCTGTTTATTTACTGCTACCGTGAAAAAGTAGCCAGCTATGTTTTGTATGCTATGTTTACTTCTCCATTTGAGTCATTTTGCTTGACCAAAATCAATGACTTCACTTGCCAAATCTTATCCGCGTAATCCATTAAAAATCCCACTAGCAGCAATAAAAAAACCTCTTGTAAAAACAAGAGGTCTACCAAAACTAACTGCTTATAAGAAACAAGTTTAGCGTGCGCCAAACTTAAGCGATTGCAAGATAAAATTTTTATATGTGTTGCTGCAATTTATTTCTGATGTAGTTGAAAAATATTTCTAACATTCATCATCTTTTAAAATTTTGGGTGTTATATCCGGCAACATAACGTCATTAAAATAGGGGTCTAAGTAGCTTAGATCCTGAAAGCTGGCAATTTTTATTACTTCACTATCGCTGTGTCGGTAATACACTTCAGCATAAAAGCTGTCTATCTGGTACAGTTCTATAATGACATCAGCCAATTTCCTTTCTGCCAAACGTACGCCACATTCACAAATAACTTTGGCTTGCCATGGTAGAGAAAGCGTTTTGAAATAGGAAAAGCGCATACAAAAAAGTTTAAGTGACTTAAGTCGCTAACTGGCGTTTTTCGTGGCACTTCTCAAGGAAATTGTATTTCTAGGCTTTTATAAAACCGCTTTCATAAAGGATATGCAAACATTGTACCTGATCAGGGAAAACAGCTTTTGGGCTCAATTTGTAATAATTTCTCTACCTAAAACGGTTGAGATCTCATGGTTTTTGTCAAAATCGATTCTATTTCTTCCATCCGCAGGTTTTTTCCAATAATAGTTCCGGTAGCGTCCAATAAAATATTGAAGGGGACTAGTTTAACACCATAGCTGGTTGCAGCAGGGCTGTACCAGCCTTTTAAATCGTTGAGTTGTAACCATTCAAGCCCTTCGGTTTTAATAGCATTTAGCCAGGCAGAGCGGTTGGTATCAAGTGAAATGCCCACAATAATGAAACCCTGTTCATGAAACTGCTTATACAGCTTGATCAATGCCGGGTGCTCACGCTTACAGGGAAGGCACCAACTAGCCCAAAAGTTTATTAATGTAAAATGGCCTGTTTGATAAATGGGCAAGGTTTGATGGTTGCTATCTGGTAGCTCTAATTGAGGTGCAGGCCGGCCATTTGCCACCGCATAGCGTTGCTTTACGTCCTGCTCTAGCTTTTTGCCGGTAAGGGATCTTTGTAAAGGTGTATCTAAACTGTTGTATAATTGGTAATACACAGAATCATTTGCACTTTGCTCTAAGTAGTAATAATCAGCCAGCAATTTTAGGCTGATGGGTGAAGTAGGTTTTTGTAAAATATAGTTGGTCGCTAATTCCCGTTTATATTGTTTTATTGCTTCAAAATGCATGTTGCTTTGCAAAAGGGCGAGCGAATCAAACTGATGTATGAGTGCCTGGTAGTCTTCATTGGTAGTAGTGCCGTATGCTACCAGTTTTTTGCCTTCATCCCGGATCTTAATGGTGCCGGATTCAATAAAGAAGGGCAGAAAAAGAGTTTGTTTGCTTCGGGTTATTTTTAAAAGACCCTCTTGAGTAGATGCTACTTTACCGGTATAGCTGAATAGATCTTCTTGGACTGTACCATTGTAAATCATTGCTCCATTCATCAGTAATTGCACATTGGCACCATTCCATTGTGGTAGAAAACCTTTTACACTAAACCAGTTTATATTTACTGATTGCGCCTGACTCCCTGTTAGCAGCAAGAATGTGATGGTAAAAACAAGGAGGCGCTTTTTCATTTCAATAGTTCGGGTAAACACTGATAAAAACAATGGATTCAATTTAAGCATGTTTTATACATCTGCTAGCTGTTGGTTCTAAATGGCCGGGCATTTGTATAAGCAAAAATAGAAACTAGTCCCAAAGGATTAAACAAGTACTGTCTGTGGAATCTAAATTAAAGAGCTATGAAAAAAGTGCTAAGAAATAACAGCTTGTCGCTCGTCTTCTTCTTGTTATTTCTTGTTTCTATTGTAGGTCAAACCATAACCGGATTAAGGCAATACAATGAGAAGATGCAGGAAAAAGGGCGGCAGCAAGTCGGTTTGAGACAATATCTCAGTTCAGGGCATTTTCTTGAATCCACATTTGAAAACTGGGAAAGCGAGTTTCTTCAAATGGGGTTGTTTGTAGTAATGACGATTTTTTTATATCAAAAAGGCTCTTCTGAATCCAAAGATCCTGATGATCCAAAAGGAGAAGAGGATCGTGAACCTGATCCAAACAAAGAAGATGCGCCATGGCCGGTAAAACAGGGAGGTTTGATCTTAAAGATCTATAAGCATT
This genomic interval from Flavisolibacter tropicus contains the following:
- a CDS encoding DUF6766 family protein is translated as MKKVLRNNSLSLVFFLLFLVSIVGQTITGLRQYNEKMQEKGRQQVGLRQYLSSGHFLESTFENWESEFLQMGLFVVMTIFLYQKGSSESKDPDDPKGEEDREPDPNKEDAPWPVKQGGLILKIYKHSLTIALFLMFAISFGVHWYGSMKDYNEEQQLLRKPTETAIEYLANSRLWFESFQNWQSEFLSVLAIIMLSVFLRQKGSPQSKPVDAAYADETGE
- a CDS encoding PAS domain S-box protein, producing the protein MISAHHTELIINSFPGIFYIVDPAGKFLQWNNNLETISGYSADDIKGMILFDLFRNDEKQLMAETMHKAVAEGFADMDGYLISKQGQPLPHYFTGTLTVIDNRPYLIGTGIDISRRRRAEKNLKESEERYRLIVETAQEGIWMIDENSLTTFVNEPMAQMLGYSREEMAGKHLYDFMKESEFMKADSNIARRRKGIADEEEFVFQKKDGQLIWAHLHVTPIFKEEEYKGALAMVTDITDKREAEQQLRLSEQRFKSLVQNSSDLISINDEQGVCRYVSPTVSEILGYTPEDLQGRNALDLVHPDDKPVLFIKMQQFLKGRKLISSPYRYLNANNEWRWLESRGVNLLNDPDIKGLVITSRDITERIELQTQLDQRSKEIQKEMTAAVIKAQENERSQLGQELHDNVNQVLTTVKLYNEMLRDGIGRPDDLLSKSIYHLQICINEIRSISKRLSAPTLGHISLQDSIKELVESINLIRRVNIIYTIDGHVNSIASQELHLAIYRIVQEQLNNILKYAEANYATIEISFKDHTLSLMIRDDGKGFDMSQKKEGIGITNMKSRAENLNGNFHINSAPGQGCMIKVSIPIAAAN
- a CDS encoding PAS domain-containing sensor histidine kinase, encoding MTTLNLNTNVVLSLLDNQPDSVFYFVPVYAADNNKEIVDFKLAYCNKHAALMANVSTETLIGQNVLTLINSNNLFYGIKLDELSQVYQTEKPFEASFLNPALNKHFQLWCTRVEEGVLTITRNTTNEVKVQEEQQRQVELTDSILDASINGVLALEAVRNENNEIVDFEFVKANDKVELLLGKKEKELIGKSYLSMLAPSKENGMFDLKAGVVETGVPVRMEFYYKGVGIDGWFDISISKLGKSGVVETFTDITERKLDKDRLEQSAQRFETVVNTSKAGMFTLIPVKDEKGEVIDFRFGIVNQAVATYIGQTAEVLMGSLGSTYFPAYMTNGLFTIYKDCYLHNKPYNFDFHYEDGYDVFFQIDVTKMGDEVLVTFTDHTVMKRLQRELEMKIIELGRSNANLEEFANAASHDMKEPLRKIRTFADRLKRSLNPKMDETEKSLFHRIELSTERMQLLLDDLLEFSHVSERPLETELVDLNEKVKKVLTDLELPIEEKHATIIAEALPTINGYRRQLQQLFQNLIGNALKYSKADVAPEVIIRSRIVNGTEVQDKIPVELNDKTFYLIEVSDNGIGFEQQYAEQIFDMFQRLHGKMEYSGTGVGLAIARKVVENHNGFIWATSQPGIGSTFYVLLPA
- a CDS encoding TlpA disulfide reductase family protein — its product is MLKLNPLFLSVFTRTIEMKKRLLVFTITFLLLTGSQAQSVNINWFSVKGFLPQWNGANVQLLMNGAMIYNGTVQEDLFSYTGKVASTQEGLLKITRSKQTLFLPFFIESGTIKIRDEGKKLVAYGTTTNEDYQALIHQFDSLALLQSNMHFEAIKQYKRELATNYILQKPTSPISLKLLADYYYLEQSANDSVYYQLYNSLDTPLQRSLTGKKLEQDVKQRYAVANGRPAPQLELPDSNHQTLPIYQTGHFTLINFWASWCLPCKREHPALIKLYKQFHEQGFIIVGISLDTNRSAWLNAIKTEGLEWLQLNDLKGWYSPAATSYGVKLVPFNILLDATGTIIGKNLRMEEIESILTKTMRSQPF